ctgagtcagccgtatcttcaacattttttatgaatgaaatgtacttttctttcgttatgggcaatacgtcaacgctgccttcgaaagcggtagctatttcctcgataatgaaatgcgaatcgtagccggataaattatggaaaactatggggatgtaaaacgcatttttataatttaaattgcactccgaatgtgctgggcctctaaagcgtccggatagatggcaatgatcgcgaactcgtacatcttcagccttgaatggttcttcgcaaatatgacagtgtgttacttcgcgaaatgtcgcccattgttcgggagttaaatcaagcatgggaacattgttggtcagaatgggtttggcgaagtttgcaaaattttccagttcgttgacgaaccatgaaacacaatccgcgtcgcggcgacatcgatacgtcgacagtgatgtatcgtacgagcaatgcatataatatgcaatgctgtgcactttatggtgttgatacgcgcgcaatttactatccatttcacccattcggtgattgtcctctgttttttcaatgatgcactcaagatcggcgtacaccacgaaggggagccgctccttcatacagtggttgctgaatttgagcagattgtttcctacgctgggcaacaggatggcgcaatcattcatttgcccgcagtccagcgaatgggcctccaacttctcggcagatccaaagtagtgcatgcatctgcaaaaaatcaaaaatttttttatttaatttttttcaacgatatttttcaacgtttcataagtttatgtacataccgatcgcagatgaattttttttctctgtgcctgctcaactgcatgctcaccagtcgggataagtccttgatcagcacaaagtgccctacatcgccgtgctcatgattcggcgtgtagagcagattgacgtgtcgatccctcttttggctggtgagacgcagcggaaagaccgtcgatcctttctccatcccgaaggtgtacacgttgacggagatgccgttctgccgctcaaacttcccaagctgctctagggacattggaaactcaatgtcttggagatttagcaccaatgtataatgtggatacgaacttggtcgatgagggtttctttcggcgggatggagagctgcgaccactgctcgcgcgaagcaggcgttatcctcggatcgcacgctaattgtcgctttcttcatcaatatttcccgtggcaacttgaagtggcaccctgcgcgcagcggattgtacttattaacgttgacggttaggttgagaatcctcatcaatgcccatccactatcgcgttcctgaaactcttccaacgatgccagggtgggttcgatgacgcatcgttggtaccactcctgtagatcacatgtaccgaagagttcgcagttccgggtattgatgcttttgcaagcatgtttgtcccccgccataaattcgccgttgaacacagtgttcactttgaggttctgatgtttcctcaaggcgcctcgtacatactccagcacaatggtccccgcatcctcgaggaagttgcgcggctcgatatagttcgaatttaacactgcaccagttaatacgcgggtatcgaacgcagtgcctatttcgcgccacaaaagtcctgtgttcgaatgtccagcaccttcatgcacgaaacgtccgcgcaacgaatattttagtccttcgagatgagcgattcgagcaaccagcgattgctgaacaccgatcgataatcgcgggcgtttcactcggctgtgttcttccaacgattcgatgcactcgttgcaccgttcttcccacgcgaggtattcttcctgtgaaatcaatcgcgcagattgatccaacaattggcgttctacttgtgcgaattctcccatggttgtaaatgaaatatgtcttttcctcgcaacacgttgcaacgatttgaggctttgtgcagtttagagtgcgctttttaagactgataccatggtttggtatctctgtctaactcttttggcgtaccccctccctcgaatgcaccgcgtgcaaaaacgacgatccgtcccagcatggttctgtgcggtttctaccgatacagcataattctttctatgattcgcgcgtatgacgaattagcgcgcaaaatcatccgacacagtttctgctgacgccgcataattctaagattcggcgctttcacagatattatattacattcaacacgtgtcgagacttttatccttgaaggtggggctcaaattacatacaatcgcgcgatatgctgcgatgttaagattggaaaacattatggaaaaattggtagctttaaaataaaatgctgtggtgggggaggcaattgctcctctatttaagccgagctcttggacgctattccatcaatcgctcagtagcctcagtgactttgacggaacagacggtactccgtaaaaaatatagtgcacatcaaaatgtacaaacacagcttaaacgattcatcctgcgcagccggcaacgatggtgggtttccaaataaatgtgaacaacagcagcaacaactacatcatcatcaacaatccaatatgaggtatgtacacgttactatacacttttcatttacttcattcactgtaaacgcaaacgaccgaagt
This region of Andrena cerasifolii isolate SP2316 chromosome 4, iyAndCera1_principal, whole genome shotgun sequence genomic DNA includes:
- the LOC143367917 gene encoding uncharacterized protein LOC143367917; amino-acid sequence: MSLEQLGKFERQNGISVNVYTFGMEKGSTVFPLRLTSQKRDRHVNLLYTPNHEHGDVGHFVLIKDLSRLVSMQLSRHREKKFICDRCMHYFGSAEKLEAHSLDCGQMNDCAILLPSVGNNLLKFSNHCMKERLPFVVYADLECIIEKTEDNHRMGEMDSKLRAYQHHKVHSIAYYMHCSYDTSLSTYRCRRDADCVSWFVNELENFANFAKPILTNNVPMLDLTPEQWATFREVTHCHICEEPFKAEDVRVRDHCHLSGRFRGPAHSECNLNYKNAFYIPIVFHNLSGYDSHFIIEEIATAFEGSVDVLPITKEKYISFIKNVEDTADSDSRKYIKLRFIDSYKFLNTSLDKLASFLSADKLKILRSEFETLSIEDFNLLTRKGVFPYEYLDCANKLQDPCLPPRESFYSSLTGETVSKSDYAHAEIVWQRFGIRTLGEYRDLYF